GCCGCTCCGGTCGTCCGGGTCACCCACGGCCGACGATCGAATTCGGCTCGTGACAGGACGCCGTAGTGACGGCTGACCAGAACCACGGAGGCACCCCTGACCTGGCACAGGAACCCGCAGGCTGCGCGCGTCCACCACACCGGCGCACCCCCGAACAGCCTCTGTCAGGCTCGCCGAACGGCCGGGCGGCGCAAGCCCGCACAGGCCGTACCGCCTTCGCCCGCTCCCCCGCACACCGCCCGCCCGGCCGTCTGTCGGCGCGCCCCGCTGCCGCACGCCGCGGTAACCGCTCTCGACGCATCTCCGCTCGGACGACCAGGACCCGCTCGTCATGAGCGCGTGCCCGCTGCCGCACCCGGGCACCGATGGCACGTGCGCTGCCACGGCCCTGATCGGGTCACGCACCGTGAGGAACCCCGCTACGGGTGTCACCAGACCTACCGGCTGCCGCGCGCCGGCCCAGCCACCGGCGGCGACGTGGACGTGGCCCTGTACGCGCCGGTCGCACGGCGCCGACCGGAGCGCGCCGTCGTGGTCGGCGACGAGGGGTACGTCCACCAAATGGCGATGTCGCCGCGGGAGTCACGCGCGAACGATGGACTCAACTGCTGGAGGTACTCGGTGAAACCGGCCACCTGTCGGTGGCGGAGCATCCGAGGAACTGGGCGCCCGGCCTGAGGTCCTGGGGGCCAGGACGCTACGCCGCACCTGTTCGTTTCGGCGGGAGTTCACGGGGAGTAGTTTGAAGGAGGGGTCATGGACGGAATTTACCGAGCCCATGGAGGTCGGTGGTGGCAGTGAATCATGCGGCTTCGGGGCGCGGTTTCACTTGCGTCGGCCGGGGCCGGGAGCTGGACCTGCTGGTCGCGGCGCTGGAGTTCCCGCCGGCCGTGGTGCTGGTGGAGGGCGAGCCCGGAGTGGGCAAGTCACGCCTCGTGCAGGAGGCGACCGGGGCGCTGACCGACCGCGGGATACGCATGGTGACCGGCATGTGCCACCCGCTGCGAGAACCCCTGCCGTTCGGCCCGGTCCTGGACGCCCTGGGCGGCACCGGCGAGTGGCTGCCCCCTCCCGAGCGCCTCAACCCGCAGGCCGGTGCACTGGCGCCGCTGCTGCCCGCTCTCGCCCACCGGCTGCCCCCGCCCCCCGCTCTCCCGGACGACACCCGGGCCGGACGCTTCCAGCTGATGGGTGCGGTGCGCTCCGTGCTCGACGCCGTGGGCCCCCTGGTCCTGGTGGTGGAGGACCTGCACTGGGCGGACGAAGCCACCCGCGAGCTGCTCCTGCTCCTCGCCCGGGACCTGCCCAGACGGCTCGGGCTGGTGCTCACCTACCGCCGCGAGGACCTGCCCACCGATGTCCCCGTCCTCGGAGTCCCCTACCGCCGCCCACCGGGAACCGGCGGCGCGGAGATCCACCTCGAACCCCTCACCGAACACGACGTGCACGACCTCGCCACCGCCGTCCTCGGCCCACGCGCCACCACAGCCCTGAGGCGAACCCTGTTCGAACGCAGCGCCGGCCTGCCCCTCATCGTGGAGGAGGACCTGCTCACCCTCACCGCCCAGCCACGCCCGGGCCACACGATAGGTGTCGCCACTGCCACGGACGACGTGTCGGTACTGAGGGAAGCAGAGGTCCCACGGAGCCTGCGCGAAGCAGTGAACCAGCGCATGGCGACCCTGTCGGAGCCGGCAGTCGCGTTGGTGGAGGCCGCCGCCGTCCTCGCCGTACCCGCCGACCAGCACCTGCTCACCGAAGTCGCCAGGCTCGACCCGAAGCAGGTCGACCAAGCACTGACCGAAGCCCTGCAGGCCACCGTCCTGCACGAAGCCGCCCCCGGCCGCTACACCTTCCGCCACGCCCTCGCCCAGCAGACCGTCCACCAGGACATCCCCGGCCCCCACCGGCAGAACCTCCACCGCCAGGCCGTCCGCGCCCTCACGGCCTCCCCCTCCCCGCCCCTGGTCCAGATCGCCCACCACACCCGCACCCTCGGCGACGTCCCCACCTGGCTGCGCCAGGCGGAAGCCGCCGCCGACCAGGCCATCTCCCTCGGCGACGAAGGCACCGCGTCCACGCTCATCCACGAGATCCTCGCCGAACCCCGGCTGGAGGGCGACCTGCGCACCCGCGCCGCCCTGGCCCTGTCCCGGATCGCCGTCAACGGCGTCGACCACACGACCAGCGCCACCGCCCTGCGCCGCATCGTCTCCGCCCCCCGTCTGACGGAGGCCGCCCGCAGCGAGATCCGCCTCGCCCTCGGTCTCCTCATGGTCAACCAGGGAGGAGACGCGGCGGGCGGCGAACGCGAACTGGAGCGGGCGATCGAGGAACTGGCCACCCGGCCCGACGTCGCCGCCCGGGCCATGGTCGCCCTCGCCGTGCACCCGAACCGGACCCCGCAGGAAGTGCGGACATGGATGCGGCGCGCGGAGGACGCCGTCCACGACAGCCCCAACCGCGGCGCTCGCGCCGCCGTCCACGCCACCCGCCTCACCTTGATGGCCAGGGCCAACGACCCGGCCGTCTAGGACCTCGTGGAGCGGCTGCCCCGCGACGACGCCGATCCCGAAGTCCTGCGCCAGAGCGCCCGCGCACTGTTCAACGTCGCGTACTACGGTCTGGCGGTCGGGCACGACCGACGCGCCGAGGCACTGCTCCGGGAGAGCCTCGACCTCGCCCGACGCCTGGGCACGGCCGCACTCATCGAGGTCTACAGCGCCAGCCAACTCCTGCGGCTGGACTGGCAGGCAGGCCGCTGGGAGCACCTGGAGGCGGACCACACAGCCCTGCTCACGCAGTACCCCGACACCGCCGACATCCTGATGGAGGCCTACCTGGGCCGCGGATACCTGGCCGCGGTCCGCGGGCAGTGGACCCTCGCCCTGGAGCAACTGCGCCACGCCGCCCGCCTCGCGGAGACGGCCCTGGAGCCGGACTGCGCCCTGCGCGCGGCGGCCGGCATCGCCCACGTTCTCCTCATCCGCGGTGAGGCCCAGGACGCCTGGGCCGTCATCCGTACCGCCCTCGACAGGCGGCGCAGCGAGTCCACCTGGGCCAGGGCCGCCCTTCTGCTGGCGGTCGCCGTTCAGGCCGCCCTTGCCAGCGGCCGCCCGCAGGCCGCGCGGGAGATCACCGCCGAGGCCGAACAGGACCTGGAAGGTGAGGACGCTCCCGCCACCCGCTCCGCACTCGCCTTCACCCGCGGTCTCCTCCTGCGGTACGACGGCGACAGCGCCGGCGCCGCCGCGTGCTTCGACAGGCACCGCCGCATCATCGCCTTCATCGGCCGCCCCTACTACGCGGCCCGCGGCCTCGAAGAGACCGCCCGAGACCTGGCCGGCGCGGACCCCAACACCGCCGCCCGCCACCTCACCGACGCCGCCACCACCTTCGCCGCCCTCGGAGCCACCGCCGACACCGCCCGCTGCCAACGCACCTTGCGCGATCTCGGCCTCGACCGTCCCACCCCTCGCGGTCGGCGCAGCTACGGCAACGAACTCTCCCCCCGCGAGAAGCAGGTTGCCGGCCTCCTCGCCACCGGCGCCACCAACAAGGACATCGCGCAAGCCCTCGCGCTCTCCCCCCGCACCGTCGAACATCACGTCGCCAACACACTCAGGAAACTCCACACCACCCGCGAGAACTTCACCGATCCCCGCAGCACCATCGACACCTCCTGATCACGCAGCCGGGACGGGGCCGGGCACGTGACGTGCAGGTCGGGCGGTCAGGAACGGCTCTGCCGTGGAACCGGTCGGAGCCCACGCGATCGACGGCCGTCGGCCCGCGCGGGCTCCGACCTCGTGCGAGGGGGCAACGGGCCTCGGTCAGGTCCCGCAGCCGGCGCCCACTGGTCAGCCCCGGAGCAGCCCACGAACCGCGCCGGGATGTAGCGTTGTACCACGCCCTTTCGCAGCATGCGGACGACACCAGCGAGCGCGACGCGATCCGCCACCGGCAGCCGCCCGGGACGGCGGCGACGCCGAGCAGGCCGGGCGGGGAGCAAGGGGGCTGTGCGCTCTCCCGAGGTGCATCAGGGCAGGGTCGGCAGACCATCCCGCCGACCCTGCCCTGATGCGCCGTCATACTTCAACCGACGCACCGATCTCGTGCGAACCGACCAGGTGCGGGACGAGGTCGCTCCAGGTAGCGACCCGGTGCGTGATTGCGGCGACGATGTGACCACCGGCGTTGTGGGCGGCATGACCTTCACCGGCAGCGGCTCGGCCGGCGTCGCCCCCCGCCCTGGCACTCCCTCACACCTGTTGACCTGCGTCGGCCCGGCGGCGCCAGATGGTCGCGAGCGGCGTGGGCAGGGTCAGGATGCGGCGGCACCCGGCGGCCGTGAGTACCTGGTGGGCGAGGCGGGCGCGGTACTCGTCGCTGGAGAAGACCCAGGATCCCGGTATCAGCAGCACATGGTGGGAGCCGTCCTTCATGGCATGGACGAGGGCTTCGAACTGAGGCCGAGGCCGCCGGCTGTCGGCTGGTGGAAGGTTGTCGAGGTAGAGCGCCGGAGCGGGCATCCCGAGGCAGGCGGCAAAGCGGCGCAAGGTATCGCGCTGGGTCTCCAGCGAGGTCGGGCCATGGAGAGGACGGCGTAGGTAGGCGGCAGGCTGCAGAGGGGCGAAGGGGTCGGAGGTGTGCATGTGTCTGCTCCCCGGAGGGTTCGGAGAAGCGCCCCTGCCGGACCTGTCGGACAGGGTCGTTCGGTGTGCAGCTGGTGTTCCGGTCACCCGCCCGGGTGGCGGGGCGCAGTCGTCCACGCCATGCGCAGGGTGGCGTGACCCATGGTGGGTGGGGTGGTCGAGGTGGAGGGCGATCGGCGGCGGGGTGTGCTCGACGGGGGTGGTGGTGAAGGGGAAATCGACCTGCAGGGCTTGTTCGGTGGTGTCCTCGTCCACGCCCGGCCGCCGGCGGCGGCGTGGGTGATACGACGTACGGCGTCGGCTGATGTGGTGTTCAGCAGTCCGGATGACTTCTCGGGATCCACGATTCCAGACCTCCGCGGAGGTTCCCACACCCGCCGGCCCCGCTGCGATAACGGTCCGCTCCGATCATTGCGGGAAAGGTGCGTAGAAGGCCGCCTCGCGGTTGCCGGCTGGTAGTTGGCGGCGTCGGACAGGTCGAGAGCCGACGACTTGCGCGCCGCGGGCGCTCACGCATACATGGTTCGCCCAGTTCGTGGGGCCCGGAGGCCGCCTGTTGATCCCGGGCTCGTTGGTGCCGGCCACCTGTGGGGCCAGGCGTGCGAGTGGCGCACACCAGGCGCGCACCCCGCTTGGCGAGGACACGTCGAACTTTGCTCGAAGCTGAAACTCAATGCTCATTGCTGTTGACTTGGCCATTCAAATGAGCAGATCATTTGACTGATCCACCCCGCCCAGTACAGGAGGCCGATCCCCCCTGGCCTTCAGGGCAGTCGGGGGCCGCACAGCCAACCGTCACGCGCAGAGCCACACGACCGCGGCCCAGACAGGACCGGGCAAAGGCTCCGAGCCGACGACGCGCCCGGGCCCTGCACCGGGGCATGTAGGGCGCGAAGACCCCGACGGATCGAATTCGCCCTTTGCTGTCGTACCGGCTTGAAGAACATGCCCGCCAAGGGTCGCCACCCCCGGCCCACCGACACCCTCCGCCCCGCCGACCAGCAGCTTCTACCCGCCCCGGCCTGGCGCACAAATATCACCCTCGCCGCGAGCGGCACACGGGGCCGAGAAATCACCCTCACCGGGAACCTTGATCCAGAGGGCGAGCCAATTTCGACCCGCATAGGGGTGATATTTCTTCCCACTGGAAACTACTCTCGCATGAACTATTTGGTCGCATACGATGCACCTTCTCATTGGCCGCGCCTAATTCTTCTGACGTTTCCCCTTCGACTCCTTATGCAGAGAAGGATCATCGCCAAAGATGGAAAACATCACCCAATTCTGCGAGGAGTTCGCGTTGCGTATCACCCGTCCGGTCACCCACCTCACCGCCCTGGGCCTGCTCGGTGGCCTGGCCTCCATCACCACCGCCTTGCCCGCCGCCGCCACCACCGGCGTGCCGCGCCCCGACC
The sequence above is a segment of the Kitasatospora sp. NBC_00240 genome. Coding sequences within it:
- a CDS encoding AAA family ATPase is translated as MAVNHAASGRGFTCVGRGRELDLLVAALEFPPAVVLVEGEPGVGKSRLVQEATGALTDRGIRMVTGMCHPLREPLPFGPVLDALGGTGEWLPPPERLNPQAGALAPLLPALAHRLPPPPALPDDTRAGRFQLMGAVRSVLDAVGPLVLVVEDLHWADEATRELLLLLARDLPRRLGLVLTYRREDLPTDVPVLGVPYRRPPGTGGAEIHLEPLTEHDVHDLATAVLGPRATTALRRTLFERSAGLPLIVEEDLLTLTAQPRPGHTIGVATATDDVSVLREAEVPRSLREAVNQRMATLSEPAVALVEAAAVLAVPADQHLLTEVARLDPKQVDQALTEALQATVLHEAAPGRYTFRHALAQQTVHQDIPGPHRQNLHRQAVRALTASPSPPLVQIAHHTRTLGDVPTWLRQAEAAADQAISLGDEGTASTLIHEILAEPRLEGDLRTRAALALSRIAVNGVDHTTSATALRRIVSAPRLTEAARSEIRLALGLLMVNQGGDAAGGERELERAIEELATRPDVAARAMVALAVHPNRTPQEVRTWMRRAEDAVHDSPNRGARAAVHATRLTLMARANDPAV
- a CDS encoding LuxR C-terminal-related transcriptional regulator, with protein sequence MERLPRDDADPEVLRQSARALFNVAYYGLAVGHDRRAEALLRESLDLARRLGTAALIEVYSASQLLRLDWQAGRWEHLEADHTALLTQYPDTADILMEAYLGRGYLAAVRGQWTLALEQLRHAARLAETALEPDCALRAAAGIAHVLLIRGEAQDAWAVIRTALDRRRSESTWARAALLLAVAVQAALASGRPQAAREITAEAEQDLEGEDAPATRSALAFTRGLLLRYDGDSAGAAACFDRHRRIIAFIGRPYYAARGLEETARDLAGADPNTAARHLTDAATTFAALGATADTARCQRTLRDLGLDRPTPRGRRSYGNELSPREKQVAGLLATGATNKDIAQALALSPRTVEHHVANTLRKLHTTRENFTDPRSTIDTS
- a CDS encoding recombinase family protein; this translates as MHTSDPFAPLQPAAYLRRPLHGPTSLETQRDTLRRFAACLGMPAPALYLDNLPPADSRRPRPQFEALVHAMKDGSHHVLLIPGSWVFSSDEYRARLAHQVLTAAGCRRILTLPTPLATIWRRRADAGQQV